The Thermosynechococcus sp. CL-1 genomic interval CCGGGGATGTACAATTCCGCCTATTTTGAGCATTCCTTCCTTGCTCAGCAAATGGGGGTAACGCTTGTGGAAGGGCGGGATCTGGTGGTGGCCGATGGTTACCTACAAATGCGCACAACCAAGGGTCTGAAGCGCGTGGATGTGGTCTATCGCCGCATTGATGATGACTTCATTGATCCAGCGGTATTTCGTCCTGATTCGATGCTGGGGGTCAGGGGTCTGATGGAGGTTTATCGCCAAGGGCGGGTGGCGATCGCCAATGCCCTCGGAACTGGCGTGGCCGATGACAAGGTAATTTATGCCTATGTGCCGCAAATGATTCGCTATTATCTCGGTGAGGAACCCCTACTGCCCAATGTGCCCACCTACCTGTGTTGGGAGCCAGAACAGTTAGATCATGTGCTCAAGAACCTCGATTCCCTCGTGGTGAAATCTGCCAACGAGTCCGGCGGCTATGGCATGCTCATTGGTTGTCAAGCCACGGCTGAGCAGCGGGCAGAATTTGCAGAGCGCATCAAAGCCAATCCCCGCAACTACATTGCCCAGCCCACCCTTTCGCTGTCGCGCGTGCCCACCCTGCTGGGGGATGAAATTGTCGGCTGCCATGTGGACTTACGCCCCTATATCCTGTACGGCAAGGAAATTTATGTCCATCCCGGTGGTCTGACGCGGGTGGCGATGAAGCGTGGCTCATTGGTGGTGAATTCTTCCCAAGGGGGCGGGAGCAAGGATACTTGGGTGCTTAATGATTAGAGCCGTCTTTTGGGGACAGGGGATGCTAGCGGTAAGGCACCACCTATGTTAAACAATTATTAGCTATTAGCCAGCGCTGATCGGTGAACTTAGCCTAAACTTGCTGAGGTACTGAAGGAACTTAAGCACATGAATGAATTTGAGACATCCCCAACCACAGAAACTACCCATACGGAAAAGCCTATTTTTGAACCAACGCCGGCACCAGCACCCTTAGCGGAAGTAGAGTCTCAGCCAGCGCCGCCGAAGGTGGGCGGTCTCACGGATGAACAGTGGCAACAGGCTCGTGAAAAACTCTATTGGCTCCTCACGGTCTTCCCCGATCAGGTTAGTGCATTTCTGGGCGAATACAAGCAGCCCCTGCGCACCCTCCTCATCATTCTCGCCACTGTTCCTTTTGTGGCACTCGCGGTTGCCATTTTGGAAGTAGTGAATGCCATTCCCCTCCTAGGCCCGACCTGTGAACTCGTAGGCTTTGGCTACACTTGTTGGTTTCTCTATCGCTATGTCCTCTTTGAGTCCGGTCGCCGTGAGTTTGGCCAAAAGGTGAACGAGTACAAATCCCGTATCCTTGGCAACGAAGGCGGCAGTTCTTCCTAAGGGGGGATTCATGCGGCTGCACTACCTCCAGCACGTGCCCTTTGAGACCCCCGCCCACATTGCGCAGTGGGCGATCGCCCGTGGTTTTGATTGGCAAGGCAGTCATCTCTATGCGGGCGAGCCGCTACCCGCATTGACGGAGGTGGATGCGCTGATTGTGATGGGCGGCCCTATGGGGGTACACGATGAGGCTGTTTATCCGTGGTTAGGGGCTGAAAAGGCCTTTTTGCGCCAAGCGATCGCCAACGGGTTACCCATTTTCGGGATTTGTCTTGGTGCTCAGCTCTTGGCACAAGTCCTAGGGGCAGAGGTCACCCCAGCACCCACGAAGGAAATCGGCTGGTTTCCCATTGAACTGACAGCAGCCGCCCAAGCGCATCCTTGGTTTCAGGATTGGCCACCCCAACTGACGGTGCTGCATTGGCATGGGGAGATGTTTAGCCTCCCTCCGGATGCGATGCCCCTCGCCAAAAGTGCCGCCTGTCCGCAGCAAGGATTCTTGTGGGGCGATCGCATTGTTAGTCTTCAGTTTCACTTAGAAGTGACCCCCGCTAGCCTTGGGGAGTTGATTCAGCACTGTCAGCACGAGCTAGTCCCCGGCCCTTACATTCAATCCGCCACAGAGATTCAAGCTCAAGCCGCGCAAACCGCACTCTTGACTCCCTATCTGGAACGTTTACTTGAGCGCTGGATTCAGTCGTGATCATTACCAGTCGGCAGAATCCCTTGGTGCGCTCGATCCGTAGGCTGCACCACCGTAAATATCGCCAAGGGCACTTGCTTTTAGAGGGGACTCATTT includes:
- a CDS encoding circularly permuted type 2 ATP-grasp protein; the encoded protein is MLEFENYDPEDFYDEWFLAKGQPRSFIEPLLQGVRSLPAGELQQRQKTAQQVMFNIGATFTVYGAAEGTERIMPFDILPRVIPAQEWQALERGLKQRIAALNTFIADVYGEQKIIKDGVIPRQLIESAKGYLRPCHDLKPPGGIWCHITGTDLVRDRDGTFYVLEDNLRCPSGVSYVLENRRVMKSTFPLVFKELHIQPVDEYPSHLLETLLNLAPPGLPDATVVVLTPGMYNSAYFEHSFLAQQMGVTLVEGRDLVVADGYLQMRTTKGLKRVDVVYRRIDDDFIDPAVFRPDSMLGVRGLMEVYRQGRVAIANALGTGVADDKVIYAYVPQMIRYYLGEEPLLPNVPTYLCWEPEQLDHVLKNLDSLVVKSANESGGYGMLIGCQATAEQRAEFAERIKANPRNYIAQPTLSLSRVPTLLGDEIVGCHVDLRPYILYGKEIYVHPGGLTRVAMKRGSLVVNSSQGGGSKDTWVLND
- a CDS encoding CAAD domain-containing protein, encoding MNEFETSPTTETTHTEKPIFEPTPAPAPLAEVESQPAPPKVGGLTDEQWQQAREKLYWLLTVFPDQVSAFLGEYKQPLRTLLIILATVPFVALAVAILEVVNAIPLLGPTCELVGFGYTCWFLYRYVLFESGRREFGQKVNEYKSRILGNEGGSSS
- a CDS encoding type 1 glutamine amidotransferase, whose protein sequence is MRLHYLQHVPFETPAHIAQWAIARGFDWQGSHLYAGEPLPALTEVDALIVMGGPMGVHDEAVYPWLGAEKAFLRQAIANGLPIFGICLGAQLLAQVLGAEVTPAPTKEIGWFPIELTAAAQAHPWFQDWPPQLTVLHWHGEMFSLPPDAMPLAKSAACPQQGFLWGDRIVSLQFHLEVTPASLGELIQHCQHELVPGPYIQSATEIQAQAAQTALLTPYLERLLERWIQS